One window of Ailuropoda melanoleuca isolate Jingjing chromosome 3, ASM200744v2, whole genome shotgun sequence genomic DNA carries:
- the KCNIP1 gene encoding Kv channel-interacting protein 1 isoform X3: protein MTMVCHRPEGLEQLEAQTNFTKRELQVLYRGFKNECPSGVVNEETFKQIYAQFFPHGDASMYAHYLFHAFDTTQTGSVKFEDFVTALSILLRGTVHEKLRWTFNLYDINKDGYINKEEMMDIVKAIYDMMGKYTYPVLKEDTPRQHVDVFFQKMDKNKDGIVTLDEFLESCQEDDNIMRSLQLFQNVM, encoded by the exons ATGACCATGGTTTGCCATCGGCCTGAGGGACTGGAGCAGCTTGAGGCCCAGACCAACTTCACCAAGAGGGAGCTGCAAGTCCTTTATCGAGGCTTCAAAAAT GAGTGCCCCAGTGGTGTGGTCAATGAAGAAACATTCAAACAGATCTACGCTCAGTTTTTCCCTCATGGAG ATGCCAGCATGTATGCCCATTACCTCTTCCACGCCTTCGACACCACCCAGACAGGCTCTGTGAAGTTCGAG GACTTTGTAACTGCTCTGTCGATTTTACTGAGAGGAACCGTCCATGAGAAGCTAAGGTGGACATTTAATTTGTATGACATCAATAAAGATGGATACATAAACAAGGAG GAGATGATGGACATTGTCAAAGCCATCTATGACATGATGGGGAAATACACATATCCCGTGCTCAAGGAAGACACTCCAAGGCAGCATGTGGACGTCTTCTTCCAG aaaatggacaaaaataaagATGGCATCGTGACTTTAGACGAATTCCTTGAATCCTGTCAGGAG gACGACAACATCATGAGGTCTCTCCagcttttccaaaatgtcatgtaA
- the KCNIP1 gene encoding Kv channel-interacting protein 1 isoform X2: protein MGAVMGTFSSLQTKQRRPSKDKIEDELEMTMVCHRPEGLEQLEAQTNFTKRELQVLYRGFKNECPSGVVNEETFKQIYAQFFPHGDASMYAHYLFHAFDTTQTGSVKFEDFVTALSILLRGTVHEKLRWTFNLYDINKDGYINKEEMMDIVKAIYDMMGKYTYPVLKEDTPRQHVDVFFQKMDKNKDGIVTLDEFLESCQEDDNIMRSLQLFQNVM, encoded by the exons ATAAGATTGAAGATGAGTTGGAGATGACCATGGTTTGCCATCGGCCTGAGGGACTGGAGCAGCTTGAGGCCCAGACCAACTTCACCAAGAGGGAGCTGCAAGTCCTTTATCGAGGCTTCAAAAAT GAGTGCCCCAGTGGTGTGGTCAATGAAGAAACATTCAAACAGATCTACGCTCAGTTTTTCCCTCATGGAG ATGCCAGCATGTATGCCCATTACCTCTTCCACGCCTTCGACACCACCCAGACAGGCTCTGTGAAGTTCGAG GACTTTGTAACTGCTCTGTCGATTTTACTGAGAGGAACCGTCCATGAGAAGCTAAGGTGGACATTTAATTTGTATGACATCAATAAAGATGGATACATAAACAAGGAG GAGATGATGGACATTGTCAAAGCCATCTATGACATGATGGGGAAATACACATATCCCGTGCTCAAGGAAGACACTCCAAGGCAGCATGTGGACGTCTTCTTCCAG aaaatggacaaaaataaagATGGCATCGTGACTTTAGACGAATTCCTTGAATCCTGTCAGGAG gACGACAACATCATGAGGTCTCTCCagcttttccaaaatgtcatgtaA